One Glycine max cultivar Williams 82 chromosome 6, Glycine_max_v4.0, whole genome shotgun sequence DNA segment encodes these proteins:
- the LOC100782123 gene encoding uncharacterized protein At2g29880: MMSTLMRNNSGFGWDPIGKTFTAHEDVWKDYLKSHPSHSKLRGKSMVDYEYLKIVVGGGVSSGNNSISVDPDDTDATTFEPENRTVGIEEFSYDPNSDTFITPNNYEPAYQPPSPNQPSPPSHPPLDSEVPIEKQNCHKRRRSEYGGSSSAVGINNQGNVLENLSVGIGTIAVNFEKISNMMEKREKDRDRDRELEGIIWDVIKEIPNLDDITRFKTAELLNTKAKKDFFLKMSPEERSSWINFKLGNN, from the exons ATGATGTCAACCCTTATGCGCAACAACTCTGGCTTTGGATGGGACCCAATTGGAAAAACTTTCACTGCTCATGAGGATGTATGGAAAGATTACTTAAAG tcccaCCCAAGTCACAGCAAACTTCGAGGAAAAAGTATGGTTGATTATGAGTATTTGAAGATCGTTGTTGGGGGTGGAGTTTCTAGCGGGAATAATTCTATATCAGTCGATCCAGATGATACTGATGCAACAACTTTTGAGCCAGAAAATAGAACTGTTGGGATAGAAGAATTTTCATATGATCCTAATAGTGATACATTCATAACACCAAATAACTATGAACCAGCATATCAGCCTCCATCACCAAACCAACCAAGTCCACCATCCCACCCCCCTTTAGATTCAGAGGTTCccatagaaaaacaaaactgtcacAAGCGAAGGAGATCCGAGTATGGAGGGAGTTCAAGCGCTGTTGGGATCAACAATCAAGGCAATGTTCTGGAAAATCTTTCTGTTGGCATTGGGACTATtgctgtgaattttgaaaaaatatccaacatgatggagaaaagagaaaaagatagagaTAGAGATAGAGAGCTCGAGGGTATTATTTGGgatgttataaaagaaattccAAATTTGGATGACATAACGCGTTTCAAGACAGCTGAATTGTTAAATACTAAAgcaaaaaaggattttttcttgaagatgtcacCGGAAGAACGCTCATCTTGGATAAACTTTAAGTTagggaataattaa
- the LOC121175063 gene encoding probable inactive poly [ADP-ribose] polymerase SRO5, protein MNTHVLPACVVSFRVSSFKDKSDSPKFMRFPRFCLHVILPSSPSSIKIKKEKKISRHELIQRVRRIVGDKLLGAAIKSYRDNKKKPSFLKSRSKNGLATRIE, encoded by the exons ATGAATACTCATGTTTTGCCTGCTTGTGTTGTAAGCTTCAGAGTTTCTTCCTTCAAag aTAAATCGGATTCACCAAAATTTATGCGCTTTCCAAGATTTTGCCTCCATGTGATATTGCCGTCATCTCCAAGTtctataaagataaaaaaa GAGAAGAAGATTTCACGACATGAATTGATACAAAGAGTGAGACGAATAGTTGGAGATAAGTTGTTGGGTGCAGCCATCAAATCTTATAGAGACAATAAG AAGAAACCAAGCTTTCTAAAATCAAGGTCAAAGAATGGCTTAGCGACGCGGATAGAATAA
- the LOC102660396 gene encoding uncharacterized protein: MMQLQQHHQEVEEAEEEASNSSSHHHNKASPSPSFSSYSSETLAEIAARVIEELRRDPSSLSVDDDDDALFPPWENQNDSFVPQNDKPAEQNDDDDDDFEFAFVSRDFTSPVSADDIFHNGRIKAMYPIFGVVVPSNDAVSSVVPNNNNNNIANSTPRRRLPLRKLMFEEGETASCSSSTEESVDLEGVVAAEGAYCVWTPNSVGRERKKSNSTGSASKRWKLRVRDLLLRSHSDGKDNNNNKQQQQQQRELKEVVFQIPKNKVAAKPQNGTEHAEQNKRKSFLPYRPELVGLFANVNGLGRNLRPF, from the coding sequence ATGATGCAGCTGCAGCAACACCATCAAGAGGTGGAAGAAGCAGAAGAAGAGGCTTCGAATTCTTCTTCTCATCATCACAACAAGGCATCGCCTTCTCCCAGTTTCAGCAGCTACTCATCGGAGACACTCGCCGAGATCGCCGCCAGGGTAATCGAGGAGCTCCGCCGCGACCCTAGTTCACTCTCCgtcgacgacgacgacgacgcaCTTTTCCCGCCATGGGAAAACCAAAACGACAGCTTCGTCCCCCAAAACGACAAGCCGGCAGAACAaaacgacgacgacgacgatgATTTCGAATTCGCGTTCGTTTCGCGAGACTTCACTTCTCCAGTCTCCGCGGACGACATTTTTCACAACGGCCGGATCAAGGCGATGTACCCAATCTTCGGCGTTGTCGTTCCCTCAAACGACGCCGTTTCGAGCGTTGTTccgaataataataataataatattgcgaACAGTACTCCGCGGCGTCGTCTTCCTTTAAGGAAGCTAATGTTCGAGGAGGGAGAAACGGCGTCGTGCTCGTCGTCAACGGAAGAGAGCGTTGACCTAGAAGGGGTGGTGGCAGCGGAAGGGGCGTACTGCGTGTGGACACCGAATTCCGTTGGGAGGGAACGGAAGAAGAGCAACTCAACGGGGTCGGCGTCGAAGCGGTGGAAGCTTCGTGTTCGAGATTTGCTTTTGAGGAGTCACAGTGACGGAaaggataataataataataaacaacaacaacaacaacagagaGAACTCAAAGAAGTGGTGTTTCAGATTCCGAAGAACAAAGTGGCGGCGAAGCCTCAGAACGGAACGGAACATGCGGAACAGAACAAGAGGAAGTCCTTCTTACCTTACAGGCCAGAATTGGTTGGACTTTTTGCTAATGTCAATGGCCTTGGTCGGAATTTGCGTCCCTTTTGA